cttctaaaaatgctagcatgcccggagtgggggctacctgtctgccggggccactagaggttttcccctaatcagcctcaaggggttttttcctctccactgagcagcaggtatacacagtcatatcccactaaattactaatcatcctcctgtttgtcccgtttgtccttctagtcttttgtttgttatgcgctggcatgtgctgtcttttgtttgtctcacggtatgggagatttggtgaggagccgggggtccatccttttggggggcaagtgatctcacttccccgacctcagagcaggcttcagcctcccttgaccttcaggggggttctcaccatgtgagtcagagcggacccccggcctcactctgttctttcgcagctccagCGCTTATCTTGCCttactcaaggctctgttctatactctgttcgggacgtggctactcatgttcagtcccatactaacctctatgccttgttcttatctcaggtcccaggcagcgtgaagtctcggccaattgggggtctaatgagcgcccctttacagaagtctcagacgctgggtacctctcctctcctttcgtgtcccggtcttccgggaccttcttcctctggggggggggggggggctccccAAGttataaccctcatatgtgttttcggttgctaggtccttcggccctgggtcgTGTTGGCATCGcggccctcagtcagtgaccactttctgtatcctgtcttcagatgctgggtccttcgcccctgggctcgtgtttgcatcgccaccctcagtcagtgaccaccttctatcctagcttccatgtctagcttcgctggtctgctactagagtgtgcctcgcctgctcttctatcctaggtccggtcctttttagccagcactctgtcctacttaatgctcccttctgcttcttctgccctatccctacacCCCAGCTCACGCCCTGTGAATTGGAAGAGATatgcgctgtgacgttgctgctcattgagttctgaattttaattcagtaaacaaaaggaaaaacttgtgcatAAGGAAATATGGTATTGAGCAAAGAAATATCATCTTGGACatttgtttgtacactttgtgaacccggctaaactttatcGGTTTACACTGTTATGTTGTCTGCTTGTGCACAAAAGTTTAAGGGACCAGAGTTTGGGTAATTGAATATACAGAAGTGTTGCACTCTGtctattcaaataggaaactttGAAATTTGcttccctaatcctaataatgaACGCTAGTAAAACAATATTCAGAATACAAACTAATAACAATCCTACTTAGAGCGTTGtcacttgtgtagcctctcccaagtcagcgccaatcttgctgagtgataccagtgAGTCCTGTAAAGattggcatttttgacctgaacacattggaTCCCAAATCAGAAAGTTAGGCAATTCAATCGCGTATCTGGATGTCGATGAGACTGGATAtagatgtaaacaaaatgttgaaataaagCTAATGTTTTATCGGCAAATCTGggaaactgacaccaaacaaggcagaacatgacctttttcactgtcataatggaACCAGATGAAGCTCCGCTCTAATGTtcgtcttatttttttttcataattactttcttttatgatttgttgatttcagcactttccttttggcttgttggttgcttagttgtagaaagcACGATTCGTAAAAGATTTGCAATGTCACAGGAACGAGTACCAACAAagcacttcggtacgcagtctcagagACTGACTGTACAACAATGACGTGTGGctggaaagttaggattagttcatagttatgtttttaaaaaatggcttgtaaatttgttttcagcttttcagcacactggcccattttcctggatttaTGAAATTGAAAccatgtgcactatatatatatatatatatatgtgtgtatgtgtgtgtgtgtgtgtgtgtatatatatatatatatatatatatatatatatatatatatatatgtatgtatgtatatgtatatatatatatatatatatatatatatatatatatatatatatatatatatatatatatatatatatacacacatacacacacacacacaattggttcctgaaagtcttGCAGTTGATTAGCGTCCGGAATTCAAGCACGTTTTTGCCCatcgacacaattggttcctgaaagtttGTGTTGTAAGTCGAAGCGGTTCCTGAAAGTCAAGCACatcgaagcgtcgtaagtcgaagcacattttcccataggaacagtGCTAGAAATTGGGGTTACgctcctgactcttcagccagataatatagttttacaaaaattaccCATtgtattgtactcatgcaaatatttattaagTCTTTACACTCAGGCCGGTGATTGCAGGCATATTACTCCagcacctacctggcttgtttaaaagtacagactcggggctttccaatgacgtattcagtgtgtgtatatggtACTCCTAGCAGAAAATAGGATCGCCTGAAGTTAaacccctcatcatgtgacagagttcacagcttaggtttcattttgagtcaattgctcttatcatacattgttaatggcaaataaataaaattttaaaaaccaaacGGTTACatgcataaatgtttttttttttaaaaacctgctaAAATTGCTAGTTGAggtcagggcgaccacgacaggtactgcagttcggacaccaAGCATGTGCACATGTCGCATCGGGTCTCgctgtgtcgtaaatgccgtatgtCGAATCAGGGTtgtaatgcaaaagagtcgtaagtgccgtgcaCCGTAAGTTGAAGTGTCGTAAGTCGAAGATCatctgtaagtgtgtgtgtgtttatatatatatatatatatatatatatatatatatatatatatatataatatatataatatatatatatatatatatatacacatactctggaaaaaattaagagaccactgcaaaattatcagtttctctggttttactatttataggtatgtgtttgggtaaaatgaacatttttgttttattctataaactactgacaacatttctcccaaattccaaataaaaatattgtcatttagagcatttatttgcagaaaatgacaactggtcaaaataacaaaaaagatgcagtgttgtcagaccttgaataatgcaaagaaaataagttcatattcatttttaaacaacacaatactaatgttttaacttaggaagagttcagaaatcaatatttggtggaataaccctgattttcaatcacagctttcatgcgtcttggcatgctctccaccagtctttcacattgatgttgggtgactttatgccactcctggcgcaaaaattcaagcagctcagctttgtttgatggcttgtgaccatccatcttcctcttgatcacattccagaggttttcaatggggttcaggtctggagattgggctggccatgacagggtcttgatctggtggtcctccatccacaccttgattgacctggctgtgtggcatggagcattgtcctgctggaaaaaccaatcctcagagttggggaacattgtcagagcagaaggaagcaagttttcttccaggacaaccttgtacttggcttgattcatgccaaagctgcccgattccagccttgctgaagcacccccagatcatcaccgatcctccaccacatttcacagtgggtgcgagacactgtggcttgtaggcctctccaggtctccgtctaaccattagacgaccaggtgttgggcaaagctgaaaattggactcatctgggggtgcttcagcaaggctggaatcgggcagatttgtctttgtgaaggacacatgaatcaatatatatatatacacttgttaaatgtaaccggcccagttgctgtggtgcttcataacgaCAAGCCAAACTGCAATCTCTACCGGCCCCAGGCTGCAGAGCCATCTTTAATATCCGACCCTGCTGTGTTTAATCCATTTTCTCTGGACAGAGTTTCCACTGGATGTTATCCTGCTATGAGAAACCCAAAGAATAGGAGAGCGTCAGTCCCTTCTGCCCAAGACCAGCCCCTCAACCAGTTGAAGAGGTCCGAGCAAAACACCCTCAGTCTAACTCTTTGTGTCAATGCCATAATTGATAGGCGAGTCTAAACAAGCTTCTGACCAcatccacccccccaccccccacccccgcaGGATCACGCATGTGTCCGATAGccaacacagatctctccctgtcacagtagacaataacacatgtttctttaaatgtctgaTATGCACATTTTCAAGCTCCACTCCATTTCTAAtggcaaaatgaaatcttaattgGCTCAGAACGACTaccttgaagtagaaacacacaaatgacaggcttgttgttgatttaaacatcTGTTTTGGGAGGGGGAATGTCTTCACACAAGGGGTGGTTGAAATGACGTGATCGGGCACACACTGGAGTTCATGGGCTATGCGCGCGCATACTGGGCCAAAGCCAGCCTAGGTCTGTGATCAAGTGTAAACGATGGGTTGGGGTGGCTTACATGATTTGAATCTTTGAATGTGATTGAACCTAAGCCAGTTCAGGTctgagttgtaagtgtaaacacaccaatAGAGAACAGATTGTAAtacttaatttcattttctgttttcaggactgCCTTGTCTTAGTGAAAGCCAAGGAACAAAGATGGagtctgtttacattaaacaggaggaGGTTCTGGAATTGGTACCTATCTGCATTAAACAGGAGATgtctgaactggagcctgtctacattaaagaagaggagactgaactgcaacatgtccacattaaagaagagattGAACCGGAACCTGTtgacattaaagaagagactgaactgcagcctgtccacattaaagaggagtcTATTGACTTGTTTAAGGATTCAGGAAACATATCCCAGCCAGTGATATCGCATCAGTATactgaatgtgggaagagcttcagtcagtcagaaaacctaaaaacacaccaaaGAATTCATACAAGACAGAAGACGTATCGCTGTACTGAATGTGGGGAGAGGTTCAGTGCATCAAGAAGCCTAGAacaacaccagcgaattcacacggGAGAGAAGCCGTATTACTGTACGGAATGTGGGGAGAGCTTCAGGCAGATAGGACACCTAAAgagacaccagcgaattcacactggagagaagccgtatcactgtactGATTGTGGGGAGAGCTTTGTTGAGTCAGGAAACCTACagaa
The window above is part of the Polyodon spathula isolate WHYD16114869_AA unplaced genomic scaffold, ASM1765450v1 scaffolds_3606, whole genome shotgun sequence genome. Proteins encoded here:
- the LOC121312122 gene encoding zinc finger protein 239-like → MESVYIKQEEVLELVPICIKQEMSELEPVYIKEEETELQHVHIKEEIEPEPVDIKEETELQPVHIKEESIDLFKDSGNISQPVISHQYTECGKSFSQSENLKTHQRIHTRQKTYRCTECGERFSASRSLEQHQRIHTGEKPYYCTECGESFRQIGHLKRHQRIHTGEKPYHCTDCGESFVESGNLQKHQRIHTGEKPYHCSECGKSFRQLGHLKRHQRIHTGEKPYHCSECGESFSQLGHLKKHQRVHTGEKPYHCSECGKSFSQSGTLKRHQRIHTKASLPPSQSLLLHPACLSVWRAV